One genomic segment of Occultella kanbiaonis includes these proteins:
- the rsgA gene encoding ribosome small subunit-dependent GTPase A: MDEGGTRTEEGRISRVDRGSVCVLLPAAGPREQPAELTIATGRDGTLPAVVGDPLHPAVGDRVVLDGDRTLVAPRTSELARDGSDRTSVEQVIAANVDVVVIVEHLEPAPSLGRLERMLTIAWRSGAIPLVVLTKADLVSDAAHWVTEAGAVAPGVGVVAISASTGAGLDELEAQLGEAQTLVLIGPSGAGKSTLVNALAGADVMVTGVVRGDGRGMHTTTHRQLVPLPGGRLLIDTPGLRSVGIVATEEAVAATFEDIAALVELCRFNDCAHEREPGCAVVAALDAGELSERRFESWRKLQREARRQAARADHRIAAEQRRQVRSRGRDAREASRIKSRH; the protein is encoded by the coding sequence GTGGACGAAGGTGGCACACGCACTGAAGAGGGGCGGATCTCCCGGGTGGACCGGGGTTCGGTCTGCGTGCTGCTGCCTGCGGCGGGTCCGCGCGAGCAACCGGCGGAGCTGACCATCGCCACCGGCCGGGACGGCACCCTGCCGGCCGTGGTCGGCGACCCGCTGCACCCCGCCGTCGGGGACCGGGTGGTGCTCGACGGCGACCGGACGCTGGTCGCGCCGCGGACGAGTGAGCTCGCCCGGGACGGGTCGGACCGCACGTCCGTGGAGCAGGTGATCGCCGCGAACGTGGACGTGGTGGTCATCGTCGAGCACCTGGAGCCGGCGCCGTCGCTGGGACGCCTGGAACGGATGCTCACCATCGCGTGGCGCTCCGGCGCCATCCCACTGGTGGTCCTGACCAAGGCGGACCTGGTCTCCGACGCTGCCCACTGGGTCACCGAGGCCGGCGCCGTCGCTCCGGGCGTCGGCGTGGTCGCCATCAGCGCGAGCACCGGTGCCGGGCTCGACGAGCTCGAGGCGCAGCTGGGCGAGGCGCAGACCCTGGTGCTGATCGGTCCCTCCGGTGCCGGCAAATCGACCCTGGTCAACGCGCTCGCGGGCGCGGACGTCATGGTCACCGGCGTGGTCCGCGGCGACGGCCGCGGGATGCACACGACCACGCACCGTCAGCTCGTGCCGCTGCCCGGCGGCCGCCTCCTGATCGACACCCCGGGATTGCGGTCGGTGGGCATCGTGGCCACCGAGGAGGCCGTCGCCGCCACCTTCGAGGACATCGCCGCCCTCGTCGAGCTGTGCCGGTTCAACGACTGCGCGCACGAGCGGGAGCCGGGCTGCGCCGTCGTGGCGGCACTCGACGCCGGGGAGCTCAGTGAGCGGCGGTTCGAGTCCTGGCGCAAGCTCCAGCGCGAGGCACGCCGTCAGGCCGCCCGCGCTGACCACCGGATCGCCGCCGAGCAACGGCGGCAGGTCCGCTCCCGCGGTCGAGACGCCAGGGAGGCGTCCCGGATCAAGTCCCGGCACTGA
- a CDS encoding NAD-dependent malic enzyme, translating to MSAPSVSYSITVRLEMPARPAAVSSITTAVEEAGGVVTAVDVSASGIDRLQVDVTCATGGEDDAARIVEALGTVEGVTIGRVSDRTFLAHLGGKIEIQPKMQIRHRDDLSLIYTPGVGRVSQQLAAHPEDAVRLTIKRNTVAVVTDGSAVLGLGNIGPIAALPVMEGKAALFKRFSGIDAFPLCLDTQDVDEIVRTVKIVAPVFAGINLEDISAPRCFEVEDRLRAELDIPVFHDDQHGTAIVAVGALTNALKVVGKDIGDVRIVQSGAGAAGSAILRLMLAAGARDVVLADVEGIIRADRPNLEPTLAWIAEATQGDRYGATLTEAMVGADVFIGVSAPNLLTEADIAAMAPNSIVFAMANPVPEVDPAIATRHAAVVATGRSDFANQINNVLAFPGVFRGLLDARSTRITDDMLLAAAHALAGVVTADELNATYIVPSVFHPHLHTAIAAAVKAAAEADPTAVAPD from the coding sequence ATGAGTGCACCCAGCGTCAGTTACTCGATCACGGTCCGACTGGAGATGCCGGCCAGGCCGGCGGCGGTCAGTTCGATCACGACCGCCGTCGAGGAGGCCGGGGGAGTCGTCACGGCCGTCGACGTCTCCGCGTCGGGTATCGACCGCCTCCAGGTGGACGTCACCTGTGCCACCGGCGGCGAGGACGACGCCGCCCGGATCGTCGAGGCGCTCGGCACGGTCGAGGGGGTGACGATCGGGCGGGTCTCGGACCGGACGTTCCTCGCCCACCTGGGCGGCAAGATCGAGATCCAGCCCAAGATGCAGATCCGCCACCGCGACGACCTCTCGCTCATCTACACCCCGGGCGTCGGGCGGGTCTCGCAGCAGCTCGCCGCGCACCCCGAGGACGCGGTCCGGCTCACCATCAAGCGCAACACCGTCGCCGTGGTGACGGACGGGTCGGCCGTGCTCGGCCTCGGCAACATCGGCCCGATCGCGGCGCTGCCGGTGATGGAGGGCAAGGCCGCGCTGTTCAAGCGGTTCTCCGGGATCGACGCGTTCCCGCTCTGCCTGGACACCCAGGACGTCGACGAGATCGTCCGGACCGTGAAGATCGTGGCGCCGGTGTTCGCCGGCATCAACCTGGAGGACATCTCCGCGCCGCGGTGCTTCGAGGTCGAGGACCGGCTCCGCGCGGAGCTCGACATCCCGGTGTTCCACGACGACCAGCACGGCACCGCCATCGTCGCCGTCGGCGCCCTCACGAACGCGCTCAAGGTGGTCGGCAAGGACATCGGAGACGTCCGGATCGTGCAGTCCGGGGCGGGCGCCGCCGGCTCGGCGATCCTGCGCCTGATGCTCGCCGCCGGGGCGCGCGACGTGGTGCTCGCCGACGTCGAGGGCATCATCCGGGCCGACCGGCCGAACCTGGAGCCGACCCTCGCCTGGATCGCGGAGGCCACCCAGGGGGACCGGTACGGCGCCACCCTGACCGAGGCCATGGTCGGCGCGGACGTGTTCATCGGCGTCTCCGCACCCAACCTGCTCACCGAGGCGGACATCGCCGCGATGGCGCCGAACTCGATCGTGTTCGCGATGGCGAACCCGGTGCCCGAGGTGGACCCGGCGATCGCGACCCGGCACGCCGCCGTCGTGGCCACCGGCCGCAGCGACTTCGCGAACCAGATCAACAACGTCCTCGCGTTCCCCGGCGTGTTCCGCGGCCTGCTGGACGCCCGATCGACGCGCATCACCGACGACATGCTGCTCGCCGCCGCGCACGCCCTCGCGGGCGTCGTGACCGCCGACGAGCTGAACGCGACCTACATCGTCCCCAGCGTGTTCCACCCGCACCTGCACACCGCGATCGCGGCTGCCGTGAAGGCGGCCGCCGAGGCCGATCCGACGGCGGTCGCACCGGACTGA